Proteins encoded in a region of the Rhodococcus qingshengii JCM 15477 genome:
- a CDS encoding recombinase family protein encodes MLFGYARVSSADQNPAHQIDALTRAGIDAANIHTDQAGGAKASRPQLDAVLSRLRSGDTLAITRLDRLGRSVLHLITLGAELRERGIGLKVLEQGIDTGTAEGRAMFGMLSVLAELQRELIVAIIYTRRFPVRDMGLRHAC; translated from the coding sequence ATGTTGTTCGGTTACGCCAGGGTGTCGAGCGCAGATCAGAACCCCGCCCACCAGATCGACGCCCTGACGCGGGCGGGGATCGACGCCGCAAACATCCACACCGACCAGGCGGGCGGTGCGAAAGCCTCACGCCCGCAACTCGACGCAGTGCTGTCCCGACTACGTAGCGGTGACACGTTGGCGATCACCCGACTGGATCGGTTGGGGCGTTCGGTGTTGCATCTGATCACCCTCGGTGCAGAGTTGCGCGAGCGGGGAATCGGATTGAAGGTTCTCGAGCAGGGCATCGACACTGGCACAGCGGAAGGGCGAGCGATGTTCGGGATGCTCTCCGTCCTTGCGGAACTCCAACGTGAGTTGATCGTGGCGATTATCTATACGCGTCGGTTTCCTGTGAGGGACATGGGGTTACGACACGCCTGCTGA